A section of the Vicinamibacterales bacterium genome encodes:
- a CDS encoding NADP-dependent malic enzyme, with product MKTIDLTLSKLNELFPPTFTQEQLAKAKTAFLKELSLSAHRFYGGKMVTMPKAGIYGFNWFNVWYTPGVSAISTTIRDNHDTSFELSNRGNLVAVVSDSTRVLGDGDCSPSGGLGVMEGKAFLMKYLGGVDGVALCVNSYNKAGKHDPDKIIEFVKMLEPSFGAVNLEDISQPNCYKVLDTLREECDIPVWHDDAQGTGSVTLAGLINALRIVNKDIGKVRIVNYGAGASNTTIARLILMAGGDPEKMILFDTKGGLHKGRDDVKADAAFYRKWELCEKTNPGRVNDIEEALKGADVLIALSKPGPDTVKPAWIRQMAAKPIVFACANPVPEIYPYAAKEAGAYIVATGRGDFPNQVNNSMGFPGILKGALLVRARKITDEMAIAAAYSVANFAQKKGLSPDYIMPTMDETEMFAEEAADVAMTAIANGVARITPTREAVYNGTLADIKEARAIIDLLMREKFIDAPDPSMLQDAIDKAVALVTK from the coding sequence ATGAAGACGATCGACCTGACGCTCTCGAAACTGAACGAGTTGTTCCCGCCGACCTTCACCCAGGAGCAACTGGCGAAGGCGAAGACGGCCTTCCTCAAGGAGCTGTCGCTGTCGGCGCATCGTTTCTACGGTGGCAAGATGGTGACGATGCCGAAGGCCGGCATCTATGGCTTCAACTGGTTCAACGTCTGGTACACGCCGGGCGTCTCGGCGATCTCCACGACCATTCGCGACAACCACGACACCTCGTTCGAGCTGTCGAATCGGGGCAACCTGGTGGCGGTCGTCTCCGATTCGACGCGGGTGCTGGGCGACGGCGACTGCTCGCCGTCTGGTGGGCTCGGAGTGATGGAGGGCAAGGCCTTCCTGATGAAGTACCTGGGCGGCGTGGACGGCGTGGCGCTGTGCGTCAACAGCTACAACAAGGCCGGCAAGCACGACCCGGACAAGATCATCGAGTTCGTGAAGATGCTGGAGCCGAGCTTCGGCGCGGTGAACCTCGAAGACATCTCGCAGCCGAACTGCTACAAGGTGCTCGACACCCTCCGAGAGGAGTGCGACATCCCGGTGTGGCACGACGACGCGCAGGGAACCGGCAGCGTGACGCTGGCCGGCCTGATCAACGCATTGCGGATCGTCAACAAGGACATCGGCAAGGTTCGCATCGTGAACTACGGCGCGGGCGCGTCGAACACGACGATTGCGCGGCTGATCCTGATGGCTGGCGGCGATCCGGAGAAGATGATCCTCTTCGACACCAAGGGCGGCCTGCACAAGGGGCGCGACGACGTGAAGGCGGACGCCGCGTTCTACCGGAAGTGGGAACTGTGCGAGAAGACGAATCCCGGCCGCGTGAACGACATCGAAGAGGCGCTCAAGGGCGCGGATGTCCTGATCGCGCTGAGCAAGCCGGGCCCGGACACCGTGAAGCCGGCGTGGATCCGCCAGATGGCGGCCAAGCCGATCGTCTTCGCGTGCGCCAACCCGGTGCCTGAGATTTACCCGTATGCGGCGAAGGAGGCCGGCGCGTACATCGTGGCCACCGGCCGCGGCGACTTCCCCAACCAGGTCAACAACTCGATGGGCTTCCCGGGGATCCTCAAGGGGGCGCTGCTCGTCCGTGCGCGGAAGATCACCGACGAGATGGCGATCGCCGCGGCGTACTCGGTCGCCAACTTCGCGCAGAAGAAGGGCCTCAGCCCCGACTACATCATGCCGACGATGGACGAGACCGAGATGTTTGCCGAGGAAGCGGCCGACGTCGCGATGACGGCGATCGCCAACGGGGTGGCGCGCATCACCCCGACCCGCGAGGCGGTCTACAACGGGACGCTCGCCGACATCAAGGAGGCTCGCGCGATCATCGATCTGCTGATGCGCGAGAAGTTCATCGATGCCCCGGATCCCTCGATGCTGCAGGACGCGATTGACAAGGCGGTCGCGCTCGTGACGAAGTAG
- a CDS encoding class III extradiol ring-cleavage dioxygenase, with the protein MTDTQAYPGPERRRSPTGRVPAMFVSHGAPNTLFDDDYGNALRRFACTQGRVDGIVVVSAHWESLHPIRVTRNPRPELLYDFTGMPARIERVVYPCPGSVTLADEVLALFERAGIKAVPDETRGLDHGAWMPVSIAYPSARVPVVQVSLPVPAEPDEIVQMGRCLTPLRERGILLVGSGGMVHNLHRLRFSVETEVPDPWALGFDEWARDQAGRLDVAALTAYRRRAPHALESVPTPEHFEPLLFVVGAAATGDRLYDIYEGFRYGSLSLRTFVLAGRRRDDLKGIIRRPPRPSV; encoded by the coding sequence ATGACGGACACCCAGGCCTATCCGGGACCCGAGCGTCGGCGGTCTCCGACTGGCCGCGTGCCCGCCATGTTCGTCTCGCACGGGGCCCCGAATACACTGTTCGACGACGACTACGGCAACGCCCTGCGCCGATTTGCGTGCACACAGGGCCGCGTGGATGGCATCGTCGTGGTCTCGGCGCACTGGGAGTCGCTCCATCCGATCCGTGTCACCCGCAACCCGCGGCCCGAGTTGCTCTACGACTTCACCGGCATGCCGGCGAGGATCGAGCGGGTCGTCTATCCCTGCCCGGGAAGCGTCACGCTCGCCGACGAGGTGTTGGCGCTGTTCGAGCGGGCCGGGATCAAGGCCGTGCCCGACGAGACCCGCGGCCTCGACCACGGCGCCTGGATGCCGGTGTCGATCGCGTACCCCAGCGCCCGCGTCCCGGTGGTGCAGGTGTCCCTGCCGGTGCCGGCGGAACCCGACGAGATCGTCCAGATGGGCCGATGTCTGACACCGCTGCGCGAACGCGGCATTCTCCTCGTCGGCAGCGGGGGCATGGTCCACAATCTCCATCGCCTGCGGTTCAGCGTCGAGACCGAAGTGCCGGATCCGTGGGCGCTTGGCTTCGATGAGTGGGCGCGCGACCAGGCGGGCCGGCTCGATGTGGCCGCGTTGACGGCGTATCGGCGCCGCGCGCCGCATGCGCTCGAATCGGTGCCGACGCCCGAGCACTTCGAGCCGCTCCTGTTCGTCGTCGGCGCTGCGGCGACCGGCGATCGGCTGTACGACATCTACGAGGGATTCCGGTATGGCAGTCTCTCCCTCCGAACGTTCGTGCTGGCCGGCCGCCGCCGGGACGACCTGAAAGGTATCATCAGGCGCCCGCCCCGCCCGTCCGTGTGA
- a CDS encoding PAS domain S-box protein, with amino-acid sequence MIEFLAQQLDYVHFSCGLAFVLLAATAGALAADGRGKAVWSWLGLFGVVLGLVEGMEILGPVVGGSSVLDVARLVGLAGAYACLLEFARQGSPGRLARSRLWPAAAAVALALSGWQWGLDGAQTALGYVLAAPASVWAAWSLIGAARARGDLGRPLRVAGCGLALFGLASMLSTGRPALPATILDAEVYRWTVGVPLQYLRAILAAGVTVSLWLHLCRVRGGTMSTAAPSPWMRHRHGLTSTIVLVLVGGWIATQAVGSVQAREQRRTLVSRASTVAAMLPVTLLEQLSGSSADTVTETYQVLHRGLAAVCQQDSDVQAASLIGLRGGAFFYLVQATASGRTGGPDQPAVPGDRYLLPDVGPVGLFLGERNLPQVHDYATTISTLVPIRSPADGRLTSALDLQVRPSDWRRGVARARLAPMVVTGLASALLLAYFVAKRKMAESSARTAASERQYRSLVEGSPNGIMLLDHDERCLTINGHGLEVFGLKESEITGRRLADLWPPDERGPIEAVTRRCRQGECASVETRYVRGDGLGSIIEVVLNPVIDGDGRLTHMVGIATNITDRQRTQLALERGHRFTQVILGISARFLGLRTERVDAATREALREVGMFLEVDRTQLFHLRPDRTRFSLTHEWCAPSAGSHLATLQDASLADYPWLWSTIEKSGVVMVPRVELMPETAAIERASMLEQGIGAFLCVAVHHRGIVTGFLVLEVLERHRDWPEDEVTLLRIVADVLSNAQARKQAEEALRESEQRFQKAFQSNPAPMAIFWTDNRQIVEVNDAWLGLVGNGRGDVVGRSVDDLELIVDTTAREAVEQALTGRATMRDFEMQFRTGSGEIRDVALSMDGFELAGQRFLLAVAIDMTARTRAEEALREREEIFSSISAAAEDAIIMIDQDSRVTVWNDAAERLFGYTRDEAEGQPLYALIIPEEHETPFLSGFAQFRMTGEGPFIGSGQQIHARHKDGSKIPVELSASAVRLRDRWHAVGIIRDITERLKVDEALWKAKEETEAANSELQRSVERANRLAEEAAVANAAKSEFLANMSHEIRTPMNGIIGMTGLLLDTRLTAEQQEFTDTVRHCADSLLSIINEVLDFSKIEAGKLGLEVLDFDLGTTLEDMIDILAIRAHEKGLELACLVAPDVPMSLRGDPGRLRQVVTNLVGNAIKFTEVGEVTLSISADEVSGEDVLLRFVVHDTGIGIPADKLGTLFQPFTQVDSSTTRRFGGTGLGLSISRRLAELMGGQVGVESEAGAGSSFWFTARFAVQPLAARRHPPPLAEIEGLRVLGVDDNGTNRRVLAGLLESWHCRHDEVDGWESAIALLRQAAHDTDPYRVAILDMVMPRVAGDELGRRIKADPLIKDTALVMMTSAGRRGEVSRLEEIGFSGYLTKPVKASQLLALLRTLAGRQEEGPVDGEPIVTRFTLAEAARRKIRLLLAEDNITNQKVATKVLEKMGHRVDAVANGAEALKALGTMPYDLVLMDVQMPEMDGFEATRQIRLGHGGVRNPRIPIIAMTAHTMKGDRERCLESGMDDYVSKPIKSDELAAAIARWTTTDPQPEAQGATVAPAEAPTLAAVPVRPATELDRGALLARVGGDVEIFVEVLQIFLDDTPRQFVAMDEALAGGDGPTLRRLAHSLKGSSGTAGATGLQQVAFDLEQAAASGDLVAAAALLAPVKEAFAAVRETMMGWMVRENLG; translated from the coding sequence ATGATCGAATTTCTCGCCCAGCAGCTCGATTACGTCCACTTCTCCTGCGGGCTGGCCTTCGTCCTCCTGGCCGCCACCGCGGGTGCGCTGGCGGCGGATGGCCGGGGGAAGGCTGTCTGGTCGTGGCTGGGTCTGTTCGGCGTTGTCCTCGGGCTCGTCGAGGGCATGGAGATCCTTGGCCCGGTGGTCGGTGGCTCGAGCGTTCTCGACGTGGCCAGGCTTGTGGGCCTGGCGGGGGCATATGCCTGCCTCCTGGAGTTCGCCCGGCAGGGGTCTCCGGGGCGCTTGGCGCGATCCCGCCTCTGGCCAGCGGCGGCTGCGGTCGCCCTCGCACTGAGTGGGTGGCAATGGGGACTGGACGGCGCGCAAACCGCTCTCGGCTATGTGCTGGCGGCGCCAGCCAGTGTCTGGGCCGCCTGGTCCCTGATTGGCGCGGCGCGGGCCCGGGGCGACCTCGGACGGCCTCTGCGTGTCGCGGGCTGCGGCCTGGCCCTCTTCGGCCTTGCCTCCATGCTCTCGACGGGGCGCCCGGCCCTGCCCGCGACCATTCTCGACGCCGAGGTCTACCGCTGGACGGTCGGCGTGCCCCTGCAGTACCTGCGAGCGATTCTGGCTGCCGGCGTCACGGTTTCGTTGTGGCTGCACCTCTGTCGAGTCCGGGGGGGGACGATGTCGACGGCAGCGCCATCTCCCTGGATGCGCCACCGACACGGGCTGACATCGACCATCGTCCTCGTGCTCGTGGGCGGGTGGATCGCGACGCAGGCCGTCGGCTCGGTCCAGGCGAGAGAGCAACGTCGGACGCTCGTCTCGCGGGCGTCCACGGTAGCCGCCATGTTGCCGGTCACCCTTCTCGAACAACTCTCGGGTTCGTCGGCCGACACGGTCACGGAGACGTACCAGGTGTTGCACCGCGGGCTTGCCGCGGTGTGTCAACAAGACTCCGACGTGCAGGCGGCTTCGCTCATCGGCCTTCGGGGCGGCGCGTTCTTCTATCTCGTGCAGGCAACGGCCAGCGGTCGAACGGGAGGTCCGGACCAGCCGGCGGTTCCGGGCGATCGATACCTGCTGCCGGACGTGGGCCCGGTCGGCCTCTTCCTCGGCGAGCGGAACCTCCCGCAGGTGCACGACTACGCCACGACGATCTCCACGCTCGTCCCCATCCGGAGCCCGGCCGACGGGAGATTGACTTCCGCGCTCGACCTGCAGGTGCGCCCGTCCGACTGGCGGCGCGGCGTGGCGCGGGCGCGTCTCGCACCGATGGTGGTGACGGGCCTCGCCAGCGCGCTCCTGCTCGCGTATTTCGTCGCAAAGCGCAAGATGGCCGAATCGAGCGCGCGCACCGCCGCGTCGGAACGCCAATATCGGAGTCTGGTCGAAGGCTCGCCAAACGGCATCATGCTGCTCGACCACGACGAGCGGTGCCTGACGATCAACGGACACGGCCTGGAGGTGTTCGGGCTGAAGGAATCCGAGATCACCGGACGCCGACTGGCGGACCTGTGGCCGCCCGACGAGCGGGGCCCGATCGAGGCGGTCACCCGCCGCTGCCGGCAGGGTGAATGCGCGTCGGTCGAAACGCGCTACGTGCGCGGCGACGGCCTGGGCTCGATCATCGAGGTCGTGCTCAATCCGGTCATCGACGGTGACGGTCGCCTGACGCACATGGTCGGCATCGCCACCAACATCACTGACCGCCAGCGCACGCAACTGGCGCTCGAACGCGGACATCGCTTCACGCAGGTCATCCTCGGCATCTCCGCGCGCTTTCTCGGCCTGCGGACCGAACGCGTGGACGCCGCGACGCGCGAGGCGCTGCGAGAGGTTGGCATGTTCCTGGAGGTGGATCGGACGCAACTCTTCCACCTCAGGCCCGATCGCACACGGTTCAGCCTGACCCACGAGTGGTGTGCGCCGTCGGCCGGATCCCACCTGGCGACGCTGCAGGACGCGTCGCTCGCCGACTACCCGTGGCTCTGGTCCACGATCGAGAAGAGCGGCGTGGTGATGGTCCCGCGCGTCGAGCTCATGCCGGAGACGGCGGCCATCGAACGGGCATCGATGCTCGAGCAGGGGATCGGCGCGTTTCTCTGCGTGGCGGTGCACCACCGTGGCATCGTCACCGGGTTCCTGGTTCTCGAGGTCCTCGAGCGCCACCGCGACTGGCCCGAGGACGAGGTCACGCTGCTGCGAATCGTCGCGGATGTCCTGTCGAATGCGCAGGCGCGCAAGCAGGCGGAGGAGGCGCTGCGCGAGAGCGAGCAGCGGTTTCAAAAGGCCTTCCAGTCCAATCCGGCGCCGATGGCGATCTTCTGGACGGACAACCGCCAAATCGTGGAGGTGAACGACGCGTGGCTGGGACTGGTCGGCAACGGCCGCGGGGATGTCGTCGGCCGCAGCGTTGATGATCTCGAGCTGATCGTCGATACCACCGCACGGGAGGCAGTCGAACAGGCGCTGACCGGCCGCGCGACGATGCGCGACTTCGAGATGCAGTTCCGGACGGGTTCGGGCGAGATCCGGGATGTCGCGCTGTCGATGGACGGATTCGAGTTGGCGGGACAGCGCTTCCTGCTCGCCGTGGCGATCGACATGACGGCGCGGACGCGAGCCGAGGAGGCGCTGCGCGAGCGGGAGGAGATCTTCAGCAGCATCAGCGCGGCGGCCGAAGACGCGATCATCATGATCGATCAGGACTCGCGCGTCACGGTCTGGAACGACGCGGCGGAACGGCTGTTCGGCTACACGCGCGACGAGGCCGAGGGGCAACCGCTCTACGCACTCATCATTCCCGAGGAACACGAGACACCGTTCCTGTCTGGATTCGCGCAGTTCCGCATGACGGGCGAGGGCCCCTTCATCGGGTCAGGGCAGCAGATCCACGCCCGCCACAAGGACGGCAGCAAGATCCCGGTCGAACTGTCAGCCTCGGCCGTGCGGCTGCGCGACCGGTGGCACGCGGTCGGGATCATCCGCGACATCACCGAACGGCTCAAGGTGGACGAGGCGTTGTGGAAGGCCAAGGAGGAAACCGAGGCGGCCAACAGCGAACTCCAGCGATCGGTCGAGCGCGCCAACCGTCTCGCGGAGGAAGCGGCCGTGGCGAATGCCGCGAAGAGCGAGTTCCTCGCCAACATGAGCCACGAGATCCGGACGCCGATGAACGGCATCATCGGCATGACGGGGCTGCTCCTCGATACGCGCCTCACCGCCGAGCAGCAGGAGTTCACCGACACCGTCCGTCACTGCGCCGACTCGCTGCTGTCCATCATCAACGAGGTCCTCGATTTCTCGAAGATCGAAGCCGGCAAGCTGGGCCTCGAAGTCCTCGACTTCGACCTCGGGACGACGCTCGAGGACATGATCGACATCCTGGCGATCCGGGCACACGAGAAGGGGCTCGAGTTGGCGTGCCTGGTGGCGCCCGACGTGCCGATGTCTCTCCGCGGCGATCCGGGCCGGCTGCGCCAGGTCGTCACCAACCTGGTCGGCAACGCGATCAAGTTCACCGAGGTCGGCGAGGTCACGCTCAGCATCAGCGCGGACGAGGTGAGCGGCGAGGACGTGCTCCTGCGGTTCGTCGTCCACGACACCGGGATTGGCATTCCTGCCGACAAGCTCGGCACGCTGTTCCAACCATTCACGCAGGTCGACAGTTCCACCACGCGCCGCTTCGGCGGCACCGGGCTGGGCCTCTCGATCTCACGCCGGCTCGCGGAGCTCATGGGTGGCCAGGTGGGAGTGGAAAGCGAGGCGGGTGCGGGTTCGAGTTTCTGGTTCACCGCCCGGTTCGCGGTTCAACCCCTCGCCGCGCGCCGGCACCCTCCGCCCCTGGCCGAGATCGAAGGACTTCGCGTCCTCGGCGTGGACGACAACGGCACGAATCGACGCGTGCTGGCTGGGCTGCTCGAATCCTGGCATTGCCGGCACGACGAGGTGGATGGCTGGGAATCGGCGATCGCCCTCCTGAGGCAGGCGGCGCACGACACGGATCCCTACCGCGTCGCCATCCTCGACATGGTGATGCCCCGCGTCGCGGGTGACGAACTGGGGCGCCGGATCAAAGCAGACCCGCTGATCAAGGACACCGCCCTGGTCATGATGACGTCGGCGGGCCGGCGCGGCGAAGTCAGCAGGCTCGAGGAAATCGGTTTCTCCGGCTACCTGACCAAGCCGGTCAAGGCCTCGCAGCTCCTGGCGTTGCTCAGAACGCTGGCGGGCCGCCAGGAGGAAGGTCCGGTTGACGGCGAGCCGATCGTCACCCGCTTCACGCTGGCCGAGGCCGCCCGCCGCAAGATCCGGTTGCTGCTCGCCGAGGACAACATCACCAACCAGAAGGTGGCGACCAAGGTTCTCGAGAAGATGGGGCACCGCGTCGATGCGGTGGCGAATGGTGCCGAGGCGCTCAAGGCGCTGGGCACGATGCCGTATGATCTCGTGCTGATGGACGTCCAGATGCCGGAGATGGACGGCTTCGAGGCGACAAGACAGATCCGTCTGGGTCACGGTGGCGTCCGCAACCCGCGCATTCCCATCATTGCGATGACGGCTCACACGATGAAAGGCGATCGCGAGCGCTGTCTCGAGTCGGGTATGGACGATTACGTGTCGAAGCCAATCAAATCGGACGAACTGGCCGCCGCCATCGCGCGGTGGACGACGACGGATCCTCAGCCCGAGGCGCAGGGCGCGACGGTCGCTCCGGCAGAGGCGCCCACGCTGGCGGCCGTCCCGGTCCGGCCCGCGACGGAACTCGATCGCGGCGCGTTGCTCGCGCGGGTCGGCGGCGACGTGGAGATCTTCGTCGAAGTGCTCCAGATCTTCCTCGACGACACCCCGAGGCAGTTTGTGGCGATGGACGAGGCGCTTGCCGGAGGTGACGGCCCGACGCTGCGCCGTCTCGCCCACTCGCTCAAGGGGTCGTCGGGAACGGCGGGCGCGACCGGGCTGCAGCAGGTCGCGTTCGACCTCGAGCAGGCGGCCGCCAGCGGCGATCTCGTGGCTGCCGCCGCCCTGCTCGCGCCAGTGAAGGAGGCCTTCGCCGCGGTTCGGGAGACCATGATGGGCTGGATGGTGCGGGAGAATCTGGGATGA
- a CDS encoding RDD family protein, giving the protein MRRLAAEPLHVLPDFVGRPIASPGRRLVAFAIDTVLLVIPTALAGVVVAGMILYATDRPAYHALTRIKSGGARDPSATRATLRDLAPLLVRLEAPGLPAAAIEATEAGELDKAAALLGEFNYVLSLKLTEGENTKPLPPKTIRIDVERIIPPVARGIALFAVPALYFTLFTCSSRGATPGKRLAGIRVVRLDGERLSWLEGLERFIGYVHIPATLCLSVLDLWRDPNRRLPHDRTVHTAVIAVRSRAATRATQPAAV; this is encoded by the coding sequence ATGCGCCGACTGGCGGCTGAACCGCTTCATGTCCTGCCGGACTTCGTCGGGCGCCCGATTGCGTCGCCCGGGCGACGCCTGGTGGCGTTTGCCATCGACACCGTGCTGCTCGTGATTCCAACAGCCCTCGCCGGTGTGGTGGTCGCCGGGATGATCCTCTACGCCACCGATCGACCGGCCTACCATGCGCTCACGCGGATCAAGAGCGGAGGTGCCAGGGATCCCTCGGCCACCCGAGCGACCCTGCGCGACCTCGCGCCGCTCCTGGTGCGCCTGGAAGCACCTGGCCTTCCGGCGGCAGCCATCGAGGCCACGGAAGCCGGTGAACTCGACAAGGCCGCCGCTCTGTTGGGCGAGTTCAATTACGTCTTGTCGCTGAAACTGACTGAAGGCGAGAACACCAAACCGCTGCCGCCAAAGACGATTCGCATCGACGTCGAACGGATCATTCCCCCGGTGGCGCGTGGGATCGCGCTGTTCGCCGTGCCCGCCTTGTACTTCACGCTCTTCACGTGCTCCTCGCGCGGGGCGACCCCCGGCAAGCGTCTCGCCGGAATCCGCGTCGTCCGGCTCGACGGCGAGCGCTTGTCGTGGCTCGAAGGCCTCGAGCGGTTCATCGGCTACGTGCACATCCCCGCCACCCTGTGCCTCAGCGTGCTGGATCTCTGGCGCGATCCGAACCGTCGCCTCCCGCACGACCGCACGGTCCACACCGCCGTCATCGCCGTCCGGTCGCGGGCGGCGACGCGGGCGACGCAGCCCGCGGCGGTCTGA
- a CDS encoding ATP-binding protein produces the protein MSMRRRAIGLVLVGLAAAAVAATMWLHARQTPPATVRVGYRHSPPSYLAPEGAPPGGIAVDTIAAAAARGGVTIKWTRISGDALAPLQSGIIDVWPTLPLGIDTMGLHVTEPWLQSTFVLITREGSHITSARTAAGRRVAHLPSRRGLEDEILRRAVPGATYLAVEDAAVLPAVCSGTADAGFIEGRLAQWLLLNRPPACADIPLAFVALEGAGLSYAIGSTVAAGPVADRLRAEIARMAEDGTLASIQSRWSMAAPNETGLATALERARQRARWSLYGGAALAVALLLSLWQIRRSVQAAQLAEQASRAMKDYASQQERYRLLFERNLAGVFRSTVDGQVLECNDAFARMLGYSSPAEVVAQPALTLYPGPADRQRFVSRVLLNGSVTNVENQVRRRDGSAGWLLENVSVFRQGNGHATVLEGTCIDITEQRRLEEQYRQAQKLESVGRLAGGVAHDFNNLLTAITGHTELLLADVGETSPYRVSLQEIRKASHRAASLTQQLLAFSRKQILQPVVLSINDVVDDTCRLLTRVIGEDIELTTRLDPGAGTVRADPDQLAQVLMNLAVNARDAMPGGGQLTFETRPVLVTPADVQDDADAVVGACVRITVSDTGHGMDAETQRRLFEPFFTTKEQGKGTGLGLSTVYGIVKQSGGHIRLRSEVGKGTRFEIDLPSAPTVADGNGSTAPSQHGSGESR, from the coding sequence ATGTCGATGCGTCGAAGGGCGATCGGACTGGTCCTCGTCGGGCTCGCGGCTGCCGCCGTGGCGGCAACCATGTGGCTCCACGCTCGCCAGACGCCGCCCGCGACCGTCCGCGTGGGTTACCGCCACTCTCCTCCTTCCTACCTCGCTCCCGAGGGAGCGCCGCCCGGAGGTATCGCCGTCGACACCATCGCCGCGGCGGCCGCCCGCGGCGGCGTCACGATCAAGTGGACGCGGATCTCCGGCGATGCTCTGGCGCCGCTCCAGAGCGGGATCATCGACGTCTGGCCCACTCTCCCGCTGGGCATCGACACCATGGGCCTGCACGTCACCGAACCCTGGCTGCAGAGCACCTTCGTGCTGATCACGCGCGAGGGCAGCCATATCACCAGCGCGCGCACCGCGGCCGGACGACGGGTGGCGCATCTCCCGAGCCGACGCGGCCTCGAGGACGAGATCTTGCGGCGCGCGGTGCCCGGTGCCACCTATCTCGCCGTCGAGGACGCGGCGGTGCTTCCGGCCGTCTGTTCCGGGACTGCGGACGCCGGCTTCATCGAGGGACGCCTGGCCCAGTGGCTGCTGCTGAACCGACCGCCCGCTTGCGCGGATATTCCTCTGGCGTTTGTCGCGCTCGAGGGCGCCGGACTGTCGTACGCCATCGGCTCCACAGTCGCTGCCGGCCCCGTGGCCGACCGGCTCCGGGCTGAGATCGCACGCATGGCGGAGGACGGCACCCTCGCGTCGATCCAGTCCAGGTGGTCGATGGCCGCACCGAACGAAACCGGCCTCGCGACGGCTCTCGAGCGCGCCAGGCAGCGCGCCCGCTGGTCTCTGTACGGCGGCGCCGCTCTGGCCGTGGCGCTGCTGCTGTCGCTCTGGCAGATCCGACGGAGCGTCCAGGCCGCGCAACTGGCCGAGCAGGCGTCGCGGGCGATGAAGGACTACGCGTCGCAGCAGGAGCGCTATCGTCTGCTGTTCGAGCGAAACCTGGCTGGCGTCTTCCGGTCAACGGTTGATGGCCAGGTACTGGAGTGCAACGACGCGTTCGCGCGCATGCTCGGGTACTCCTCCCCGGCCGAGGTCGTGGCTCAGCCGGCCCTCACCCTCTATCCCGGCCCGGCCGATCGGCAGCGATTCGTGTCGCGGGTTCTCTTGAACGGCAGCGTGACCAACGTCGAGAACCAGGTACGTCGACGGGACGGGTCGGCGGGATGGCTGCTCGAGAACGTCAGCGTGTTCCGACAGGGCAACGGGCACGCGACGGTGCTCGAGGGGACGTGCATCGACATCACGGAACAACGACGCCTGGAAGAACAGTACCGCCAGGCGCAGAAACTCGAGAGCGTCGGCCGTCTGGCCGGCGGCGTCGCGCACGACTTCAACAACCTCCTGACTGCAATAACCGGTCACACCGAGTTGCTCCTGGCGGACGTCGGCGAGACGAGCCCGTACCGCGTGTCGCTCCAGGAGATTCGGAAAGCCAGCCACCGTGCCGCATCTTTGACGCAGCAGTTGCTCGCCTTCAGCAGGAAGCAGATCCTCCAGCCCGTGGTGCTGAGTATCAACGACGTCGTCGACGACACCTGCCGGCTCCTGACGCGCGTCATCGGCGAAGACATCGAGCTGACCACGCGCCTGGACCCTGGGGCCGGCACCGTTCGCGCCGATCCCGATCAACTCGCCCAGGTGTTGATGAACCTCGCGGTCAACGCGCGGGATGCCATGCCAGGCGGGGGCCAGCTCACCTTCGAAACCCGCCCGGTGCTGGTGACTCCGGCCGACGTGCAGGACGATGCAGACGCGGTGGTCGGTGCCTGCGTGCGCATCACGGTATCGGACACTGGCCACGGGATGGACGCCGAAACCCAGCGCCGCCTCTTCGAACCCTTCTTTACGACGAAGGAGCAGGGAAAGGGCACCGGGCTCGGGCTCTCCACCGTCTATGGCATCGTCAAGCAGAGCGGCGGCCACATCCGGCTTCGGAGCGAAGTCGGGAAAGGAACGCGATTCGAGATCGACCTGCCGAGCGCTCCGACGGTGGCGGACGGGAACGGCTCGACTGCGCCCAGTCAACACGGATCCGGGGAGAGCCGGTAG